DNA from Peromyscus leucopus breed LL Stock chromosome 3, UCI_PerLeu_2.1, whole genome shotgun sequence:
GGCTTGTTAACTTAAGAACTGAtagttctctgttttcttcttcagatATTCTGATGGCAAATCACAcggaaggaaaaaggaagcatGAGCACAGATTGGATCAGATCTCTTTGTGGATTACATTTTCAGTAAAATGCATGGATCTAGCTTTTCCCTGTTCTTGTATCTAGATCATGAGACTTGACTGAGGCTGTTTTTTATCCTCCATCCATCTATGGCGAACTATAGCCATGCAGCTGACAACATTTTGCAAAATCTTTCGCCTCTAACAGCCTTTCTGAAACTGACTTCCTTGGGTTTCATAATAGGAGTCAGCGTGGTGGGCAACCTCCTGATCTCCATTTTGCTAGTGAAAGATAAGACCTTGCACAGagctccctactacttcctgctggatctGTGCTGTTCAGACATCCTCAGATCTGccatttgttttccatttgtaTTCAACTCTGTCAAAAACGGCTCTACCTGGACTTATGGGACTCTGACTTGCAAAGTGATTGCCTTTCTGGGGGTTTTGTCCTGTTTCCATACAGCTTTCATGCTCTTCTGCATCAGCGTCACCAGATACTTAGCTATCGCCCATCACCGCTTCTATACAAAGAGGCTGACCTTTTGGACGTGTTTGGCTGTGATCTGCATGGTCTGGACTCTGTCTGTGGCCATGGCCTTCCCCCCAGTTTTAGACGTGGGCACCTACTCGTTCATTAGGGAGGAGGATCAGTGCACCTTCCAACACCGCTCGTTCAGGGCTAACGACTCCCTTGGATTTATGCTGCTCCTCGCTCTCATCCTCCTAGCCACACAGCTTGTCTACCTCAAGCTGATATTTTTTGTCCACGATCGAAGGAAAATGAAGCCAGTCCAGTTTGTAGCAGCAGTCAGCCAGAACTGGACCTTTCATGGCCCTggagccagtggccaggcagctgCCAATTGGCTAGCGGGATTTGGAAGGGGTCCCACACCACCCACCTTGCTGGGCATCAGGCAAAATGCAAATACCACAGGCAGAAGACGGCTGTTGGTCTTAGATGAGTTCAAAATGGAGAAACGAATCAGCAGAATGTTCTATATAATGACTTTTCTCTTCCTAACCTTGTGGGGCCCCTACCTGGTGGCCTGCTATTGGAGAGTTTTTGCAAGAGGGCCTGTAGTACCAGGGGGATTTCTAACGGCCGCTGTCTGGATGAGTTTTGCCCAAGCAGGAATCAATCCCTTTGTCTGCATTTTCTCCAACAGGGAGCTGAGGCGCTGTTTCAGCACAACCCTTCTTTACTGCAGAAAATCCAGGTTACCAAGGGAACCTTACTGTGTTATATGAGGGAGCATCTGTAAATCTTTAGCCTTGTGAAACACTAACCCTCTCTGCTAAGCAATTGTGGCCTGTAGCCATGTCTTGAGAAGAAAAGCAAGGATGGGATCAGCAGTTGTAAGGATTTGGGCAACATTCTGCAGTCTTTGCAATAGTTCACCTATAATCCTATTTTCAATCTCAGAGTGATCCTGCTGACGGCTGTCGAAGGTTTGTAATTAAGAAAGGACAGAGAACCACTGCCCTACGTTTCTTTCTGTGGTTGAACACTAGATAATGAGAGTAGCAGGTGCTAAGTGTCAGTGCTAAATGCTGTGTATATCATTACATatgaaaaaacttaaaaacaattaGCATTGGACATTTGAATAAATTAAGTTGACATGAGGTAAATGTGTTGATAAAAGCTAATTTTAGAAGTTTGAagactttaaaacatttcatactatttttgttttgcaaAGACTTCACTACTGGGGGACTTAACAGTACTGTAATCCTCTAAAGATGTGCCATGAAATATTGGGGTACAACACTTTAAACACGCCTTGTAAGTTTGGGGGAGCATTCCAAAGCAGTATATCAGTTCCAATTAGAGTTTACCTTTTTGTATTAATATATTGCTATTTCTAAATGCCACTTTCCTTCCTTACCAGTGAAATTGCTAGCATTGAACTACTGTATTATGTGTTTTCTGTTCATTCAGTAAAAAAGTTTCCAGTTCCTTTCTATTTTACAAATGCTAGATATCTGTCTGGGAGGCAACATGAATGGTATCAACTGACCACAGATGAGCAGTTCTAATGATGCAGAATAAACACGTGTTGCCTTAAAGGGTTATCTAGTATCCTTCATATTCTTTAGCAGTGGAGAAAATAGTCAAGAGGCATTGAATCAGTGACTGGCCCTGGCTGTTCATCAGGAAGTGCATGGAAGAGCATTGAatacttttccatttttcctcACATGGTTTGGAAATTAAGGTGCACATCATTTGGATAAAGAGATTTTCTTCTGAGGTGTGCTGCCCATTCTAGGGTGTTCTAAGAAGCAGACAGTTGCTGTATGTTTATATTGTAAGTCAGCTGTCAAGTGGAACCCACAGCCTTAGGATGACACCCAGCACAATTTGTGAAGTGTTTATTCTGTGGAAGGCACAGTCTTGTTTATACTTTCTGCACATTCAGTGTATTGGTCGtttaaattatttcagttttaacTTGTGAAAGCTTATAATATGATTTCTGGTATTTTAGAAATACATTAGATTCTGTGAGTCTCATTCTTTAAGATACAGATGTGTGAACTTCAATATAAAGTTGCATTTGCCAAAATTTATCTGTGTAGCCTGTTAATTTTCGTGgaataaattttacatttttggcatataattttatttaatattgcaAACAAGCACAAACTAGAAAAATTAGCTTTATTATGGATTTTTTTGTAGCTACCATATTCTGAAACTGGAAATATATGACTGACAGCATAAAGCTGACTTAATATTTCTAAAGCATTTTTGGGTAACTTTTCAAATCCACCcctttatttattcttatatgaTAGTGGTATTTACAAACAAATACATGCCTAATTGTTTGGTTTGgaattttaatataattcttaCACTTTAGTGTCCAGTAGAATTTGAGTTCTAAATCTATTACTTGCCAAATGGTTTGCAGAAATCGTACAACAAAGCCAGAGAAACTGTTACTAGTTCTATTGGCTTtccattgttttgtttctggagggatttttgtttgtttgttttgcatttgtatttgtatttgaaaaataaggTTAAGAATTGAGTGAAACAGAATTTCTTATTGGTATAATACTTCtataaacagaatttttaatgtaaatagaaaaaacaaaaacctgaaatttTTAATGGTCTATGCAACTCTTCAGTTTT
Protein-coding regions in this window:
- the Gpr85 gene encoding probable G-protein coupled receptor 85, with amino-acid sequence MANYSHAADNILQNLSPLTAFLKLTSLGFIIGVSVVGNLLISILLVKDKTLHRAPYYFLLDLCCSDILRSAICFPFVFNSVKNGSTWTYGTLTCKVIAFLGVLSCFHTAFMLFCISVTRYLAIAHHRFYTKRLTFWTCLAVICMVWTLSVAMAFPPVLDVGTYSFIREEDQCTFQHRSFRANDSLGFMLLLALILLATQLVYLKLIFFVHDRRKMKPVQFVAAVSQNWTFHGPGASGQAAANWLAGFGRGPTPPTLLGIRQNANTTGRRRLLVLDEFKMEKRISRMFYIMTFLFLTLWGPYLVACYWRVFARGPVVPGGFLTAAVWMSFAQAGINPFVCIFSNRELRRCFSTTLLYCRKSRLPREPYCVI